The Methanolacinia petrolearia DSM 11571 genome has a segment encoding these proteins:
- a CDS encoding hydroxymethylglutaryl-CoA synthase, translating into MVGIITYGAYIPRFRIKTEEIARVWGANGAEIAAGLGVKEKAVPDLDEDTLTISVNAARFALERRSVNPDEIGAIYVGSESHPYAVKPTAATVGEAIGATPVMTAADYEFACKAGTAGIQTCMGLVKSGMIKYGIAIGADVAQGAPGDALEYTAAAGGAAFVIGDKDPIAEINHTCSFTTDTPDFWRREGQGYPRHGGRFSGEPAYFKHIQGAAKMMLEYMGTKPSDYDYAVFHQPNAKFPRNVSAMLGFTSEQIKPGLAVPRLGNTYSGAVPVGLSATLDIAKPGDRIFVTSYGSGSGSDAFDITVTDKIETLINRKAAPSVEDLLNHKKYVDYAVYAKHKGKIVRAA; encoded by the coding sequence ATGGTAGGAATTATTACATACGGTGCCTATATCCCGCGATTCAGGATTAAAACCGAAGAGATCGCGAGGGTATGGGGAGCAAACGGCGCCGAGATCGCAGCAGGTCTTGGTGTTAAGGAAAAGGCTGTCCCGGATCTTGACGAGGACACTCTTACGATTTCTGTCAATGCGGCAAGATTCGCCCTTGAAAGAAGGAGCGTAAACCCTGACGAGATCGGAGCGATATATGTCGGCAGCGAATCGCATCCATATGCGGTAAAGCCGACCGCAGCAACAGTCGGTGAGGCGATCGGTGCAACGCCGGTCATGACAGCGGCGGACTACGAATTCGCGTGCAAAGCAGGAACGGCAGGTATCCAGACATGCATGGGCCTTGTAAAGAGCGGCATGATAAAATACGGTATTGCAATAGGAGCCGATGTAGCCCAGGGAGCCCCCGGAGATGCACTGGAGTATACGGCTGCGGCAGGAGGAGCCGCATTTGTAATCGGTGACAAGGACCCGATTGCAGAGATTAACCACACATGCTCCTTTACAACCGATACTCCGGACTTCTGGAGACGTGAAGGACAGGGTTACCCCCGCCACGGAGGAAGGTTCTCCGGAGAGCCGGCATACTTCAAGCACATCCAGGGTGCTGCAAAGATGATGCTGGAATACATGGGAACAAAACCGTCGGATTATGATTATGCGGTGTTCCACCAGCCCAACGCAAAGTTCCCGAGAAATGTATCGGCAATGCTTGGCTTTACATCCGAACAGATCAAACCCGGCCTCGCCGTCCCGAGACTCGGAAACACCTATTCGGGAGCAGTGCCTGTAGGACTCTCAGCAACGCTCGATATCGCAAAACCGGGTGACAGGATATTCGTCACATCATACGGATCCGGTTCAGGCAGCGATGCATTTGATATAACAGTGACAGATAAGATCGAGACACTCATCAACAGGAAGGCGGCTCCTTCAGTAGAGGATCTGCTCAACCACAAAAAGTATGTCGACTATGCAGTTTATGCAAAACACAAAGGCAAAATTGTGAGGGCAGCATGA
- a CDS encoding transcriptional regulator, which translates to MKSVLRNRLAEKMAGEITLSDSPGEALKKWRMNFNIPPGLLAERLEVSPSVISDYEGGRRKSPGTAVVGKIVETILSIDEDSGGKFMKKYANILYSDFDDDVIYDMHDYDTPIQLDKFCESIGCTLINGDLDHQIYGYTIVNSLNAIIQLSSSEFNKIYGWSTERALIFTNVSTGKSPMIAIRVTPFKPRCVILQGITPEKINPLVPELAKKDRITLLCTENGIDEIIKILRDEPW; encoded by the coding sequence ATGAAATCCGTGCTGCGGAACCGTCTTGCAGAAAAGATGGCGGGTGAGATCACCCTTTCGGATTCTCCCGGCGAGGCCCTCAAAAAATGGAGGATGAATTTCAATATCCCACCCGGGCTTCTTGCCGAGAGGCTGGAAGTATCGCCCTCCGTAATCTCCGATTACGAAGGAGGAAGGAGAAAAAGCCCCGGTACTGCAGTCGTCGGAAAGATTGTCGAGACAATTCTCTCGATCGATGAGGATTCGGGCGGAAAATTCATGAAAAAGTACGCCAACATCCTCTACTCCGACTTTGACGACGATGTAATCTACGACATGCACGATTACGACACACCGATACAACTCGACAAATTCTGCGAATCCATCGGGTGCACACTTATCAACGGGGATCTGGATCACCAGATCTACGGTTACACGATTGTTAACAGTCTTAATGCAATTATACAGCTATCTTCGAGTGAATTCAACAAAATTTACGGGTGGAGTACAGAACGAGCCCTGATATTCACCAACGTATCTACCGGAAAGTCGCCCATGATCGCAATCAGGGTTACGCCTTTTAAGCCGAGATGCGTCATACTTCAGGGAATTACTCCGGAAAAGATCAATCCTCTTGTCCCTGAACTTGCAAAAAAGGACAGGATCACGCTTTTGTGTACTGAAAACGGAATTGACGAGATTATTAAAATACTCAGAGATGAACCATGGTAG
- a CDS encoding DUF120 domain-containing protein: MHINFDIAMISNDDLMTLKKIALMGGLKSQVCLSSQAMGERLEISPQTASRRLISLEKEKLISRTIRPDGQYIRINESGEKILSGEYFDYCRVFEKTDVSYLLRGEVISGLGEGRYYVSIPHYMKQFRDKLGFEPFPGTLNLRLDPVSLETRKELEKLEWVEIEGFVDNDRTFGSAKCLPCRIEGSASAIIVPGRTHYPDDIIELLCEHGLRSKLGLKDGDRIKVEITND, from the coding sequence ATGCATATCAATTTTGATATTGCAATGATAAGTAACGACGACCTGATGACATTGAAAAAGATCGCTCTCATGGGCGGTCTGAAATCCCAGGTCTGCCTCTCTTCCCAGGCGATGGGGGAACGGCTTGAGATCAGCCCGCAGACGGCTTCAAGGCGCCTGATAAGTCTGGAAAAAGAGAAACTAATCTCAAGAACAATCCGTCCCGACGGCCAGTATATAAGGATCAATGAATCCGGCGAAAAGATCCTCAGTGGTGAGTATTTTGACTATTGCAGGGTCTTCGAGAAGACAGACGTAAGCTATCTGCTCCGGGGCGAAGTCATTAGCGGGCTTGGCGAGGGGCGTTATTATGTCAGCATTCCTCATTATATGAAGCAGTTCAGGGACAAACTCGGCTTTGAGCCTTTCCCCGGCACGCTTAATCTCCGGCTGGATCCTGTCAGTCTTGAGACGAGAAAGGAACTTGAGAAACTGGAATGGGTGGAAATTGAGGGATTTGTCGACAACGACCGGACATTCGGGAGCGCAAAATGCCTCCCGTGCCGCATAGAGGGGTCGGCATCGGCGATAATTGTCCCCGGGAGAACCCATTACCCCGACGATATCATAGAACTGCTCTGCGAACACGGCCTGAGATCAAAACTCGGACTGAAAGATGGTGACAGAATAAAGGTTGAGATAACAAATGATTGA
- the ribB gene encoding 3,4-dihydroxy-2-butanone-4-phosphate synthase: MIEKAIEAMKNGEIILIYDFDSREGETDFAIRSDALTREDICRMRKDAGGLICTAIHPKAAEKIGLPFASDALRETGFAERDGDIPYDPKNHSSFSIWVNHKDTFTGITDNDRTLTANRLSDHVKSAMNGGKLNFSSEFRTPGHMALLRANEKLLDQRRGQTELSIAIAEFAGVTPCVTICEMLDDNTGKALSKKDAMEYGKKHNLVFVSGDEVLEYWNNNH; this comes from the coding sequence ATGATTGAAAAGGCAATAGAAGCGATGAAAAACGGGGAGATAATCCTCATATACGATTTTGACAGCCGCGAAGGCGAAACCGACTTTGCAATAAGATCGGACGCCCTGACAAGAGAGGACATCTGCAGGATGAGAAAAGATGCCGGCGGTCTGATCTGTACGGCAATTCACCCGAAAGCTGCGGAGAAGATCGGGCTTCCTTTTGCAAGCGATGCCCTGAGGGAAACAGGCTTTGCCGAGAGGGACGGTGATATCCCTTACGATCCGAAAAACCATTCGTCATTTTCGATATGGGTCAATCATAAAGATACCTTCACCGGAATAACCGACAATGACAGGACTCTTACTGCAAACCGTCTCTCGGATCATGTAAAGAGTGCAATGAACGGAGGCAAACTTAATTTCTCCTCGGAGTTCAGGACTCCCGGCCACATGGCCCTTCTCCGGGCAAATGAGAAGCTGCTTGACCAGAGACGCGGACAGACCGAATTGTCAATTGCCATTGCTGAATTCGCAGGCGTCACACCATGCGTAACAATCTGCGAGATGCTTGATGATAATACCGGTAAGGCTCTCTCGAAAAAGGATGCTATGGAGTATGGCAAAAAACACAATCTGGTCTTTGTAAGCGGCGATGAAGTCCTGGAATACTGGAATAATAATCATTAA
- a CDS encoding PAS domain S-box protein codes for MDSEDRLVSIFSGLREEIVIVVDLSSMKIEGANDKAQNLLGYDLQELSCLKLSDIIACFGTPDVIGREEELFSGRSYFSEFISSNSGKIPVSFSLNHVETGIKEYGVIIGRETPVGLETPGNTDFSPASFMKVLDSIKEAIVVVDRNMKIRLYNAPFRFLAEKCGYRSELIGASLHDTADFLTGKLSLEYKYVFKSGKRLDTSVKKKFSSQMLWYEVVKSPFTVDGEVTHVISVIRDITKQQELEEMKKESIFQIEKNMEQFAILNDHIRNPLQAIVGLADLDGGSNSEKIIENAFQIDAIVKELDSGWIESDKIREMLLRHYGLKIKRRPNVSSPIGMLTVIGKERNEKSDND; via the coding sequence ATGGATTCTGAAGATCGGTTGGTGTCGATTTTTTCCGGCCTCAGGGAAGAGATTGTAATTGTTGTCGATCTTTCTTCCATGAAGATTGAAGGAGCGAACGACAAAGCTCAAAATTTGCTTGGATACGATTTGCAGGAACTTTCCTGCCTGAAGCTGTCAGATATAATAGCATGCTTCGGCACTCCTGATGTCATAGGCCGGGAGGAGGAGTTGTTTTCAGGCAGAAGCTATTTTTCGGAATTTATATCCAGTAACTCAGGGAAGATCCCGGTTTCCTTCTCCTTAAACCATGTCGAGACAGGCATTAAGGAATATGGGGTTATTATCGGAAGGGAGACCCCTGTTGGTTTGGAAACACCAGGGAACACGGATTTTTCACCTGCCAGTTTTATGAAGGTTCTTGACTCAATCAAGGAAGCTATTGTTGTTGTTGACCGGAATATGAAGATCAGGCTCTACAATGCTCCTTTCAGGTTCCTGGCCGAGAAATGTGGCTACAGGAGTGAGCTTATAGGAGCCTCGCTTCATGATACGGCAGATTTCCTGACCGGAAAGCTGTCCCTTGAATATAAATACGTATTCAAGTCCGGGAAAAGACTTGATACGTCTGTAAAGAAAAAATTCTCTTCCCAGATGCTGTGGTATGAAGTGGTGAAGTCGCCGTTCACAGTCGACGGTGAGGTCACCCATGTAATTTCAGTTATCAGGGATATTACAAAGCAGCAGGAACTTGAAGAGATGAAAAAAGAATCCATATTCCAGATTGAAAAGAATATGGAGCAGTTTGCCATATTAAATGATCATATCAGAAATCCGCTTCAGGCCATAGTAGGCCTTGCGGACCTGGATGGCGGAAGCAACTCCGAAAAGATAATTGAGAATGCCTTTCAAATCGATGCTATTGTAAAAGAGCTGGATTCCGGGTGGATTGAATCGGATAAAATCCGGGAAATGCTTCTTCGCCATTATGGTCTGAAGATTAAGAGAAGGCCGAATGTCAGCAGCCCTATCGGGATGCTGACCGTAATCGGAAAAGAAAGGAATGAAAAGTCTGATAACGATTAA
- a CDS encoding M48 family metallopeptidase, translated as MKQYPFEIIINHREVSSSRIRISPDCRVYVTAPRGADIEALIDSKIEWIMKKIGELDRLASEYQTGDGSFIYNGRMWHPVFSESRPVTFSWPDIHYPSVEKLRKAVSQELKEDIIHRLDHYSKKMDVEYSRVSIRNQRTRWGSCSGKGNLNFNIRSMALPENIRDYLVVHELSHRIEMNHSPAFWKKVSEYYPGFRQAEKELKAYWIIIARSRIWGSLLGSKDI; from the coding sequence ATGAAGCAGTACCCTTTTGAAATCATAATAAATCACAGGGAGGTTAGTAGCAGCAGGATTCGTATAAGTCCCGACTGCAGGGTATATGTAACTGCTCCCCGGGGTGCCGATATTGAGGCATTGATCGATTCAAAAATCGAATGGATTATGAAAAAGATCGGCGAACTGGATCGGCTGGCTTCCGAATATCAAACAGGTGACGGTAGTTTCATCTACAACGGCAGGATGTGGCACCCGGTCTTCTCCGAATCACGTCCTGTCACTTTCAGCTGGCCCGATATCCATTATCCTTCTGTAGAAAAACTTCGGAAGGCTGTTTCGCAGGAACTGAAAGAGGACATTATCCATCGCCTCGATCACTATTCAAAAAAGATGGATGTCGAATATTCAAGGGTTTCGATAAGGAACCAGAGAACCAGATGGGGTAGTTGTTCAGGGAAGGGGAACCTGAATTTTAACATCCGCTCTATGGCGCTACCGGAGAATATAAGGGATTATCTTGTCGTCCATGAACTTTCACACAGGATTGAGATGAACCATTCCCCTGCTTTCTGGAAGAAGGTCTCGGAGTATTATCCGGGATTCCGGCAGGCTGAAAAAGAATTAAAAGCCTATTGGATTATAATTGCCAGGAGCAGAATCTGGGGTTCGCTTCTTGGTTCTAAGGATATCTGA
- a CDS encoding iron-containing alcohol dehydrogenase, protein MTGYNRDVRKFVSPEFITGIGARKFAGRYSSNFNLKKVLLVTDSCVRRCRWISPITDSLCDNGIDYEVFSSITENPSVDEVMDGSRAFRDSGCEGIVAVGGGSVLDCAKGIGIIAENSGHISEYIGIDMIRNPMPPLICIPSTAGSSADVSQYAVISDREQRTKNLIISKSLVPDLSLIDPEPLSTLPGDIARSSAMDALIHAMEGYCSNGSSPVTDMFAMNSIEMIAENIAPDYWNDPDRRFKIMIASLYAGLCFSNAGLGLVHSMAHALGGWTGMNHGLASFIVLRDVIQYNMEAAPGRYRKIAGFIGTDTEKLPDDSSVPDIIGDGMMEMFGYDERPPLSGLGVLREDIPELVQRTMNDPCIATNPRLPRKNDVEELYLNLL, encoded by the coding sequence ATGACGGGGTACAACAGGGACGTAAGGAAATTCGTTTCACCGGAGTTTATTACCGGGATCGGAGCAAGGAAGTTTGCAGGAAGATATTCCTCTAATTTTAACCTGAAAAAAGTACTCCTGGTAACGGACTCCTGTGTCAGGAGATGCAGATGGATCTCCCCGATTACGGATTCTCTATGCGACAATGGTATTGATTATGAGGTTTTTTCATCGATAACCGAAAACCCCAGCGTTGATGAAGTCATGGACGGCTCCCGTGCCTTTAGAGATTCCGGCTGCGAGGGTATTGTCGCTGTCGGCGGAGGGAGCGTTCTGGACTGTGCCAAGGGAATAGGCATCATTGCCGAGAACAGCGGGCATATATCCGAATATATCGGCATAGATATGATCAGAAACCCGATGCCCCCGCTAATCTGTATCCCTTCTACAGCCGGAAGTTCGGCTGATGTCTCACAGTATGCGGTTATATCGGACCGGGAGCAGCGAACAAAGAACCTTATAATCTCCAAATCTCTTGTCCCTGATCTCTCTCTTATCGATCCTGAACCGCTATCGACTCTTCCCGGGGATATTGCAAGAAGCAGTGCGATGGATGCGCTGATTCATGCAATGGAAGGTTACTGTTCGAACGGGTCCTCACCTGTTACCGATATGTTTGCTATGAATTCGATCGAAATGATCGCAGAAAACATAGCTCCTGATTACTGGAATGATCCGGACAGGCGATTTAAAATTATGATCGCGAGTCTCTATGCAGGTTTGTGCTTTTCCAATGCCGGTTTAGGCCTGGTACATTCCATGGCTCATGCACTTGGAGGATGGACCGGGATGAATCACGGATTAGCTTCGTTCATTGTATTACGTGATGTAATTCAGTACAATATGGAAGCAGCGCCTGGCAGATACCGTAAAATCGCCGGTTTTATTGGAACAGATACGGAAAAACTGCCCGACGATTCATCTGTTCCGGATATTATCGGAGACGGGATGATGGAGATGTTCGGTTATGATGAAAGACCGCCGCTTTCCGGTCTCGGCGTCTTAAGGGAAGACATCCCAGAACTTGTTCAAAGGACAATGAACGATCCCTGTATTGCGACCAATCCCCGGTTACCACGTAAAAACGATG